In one Colletotrichum destructivum chromosome 2, complete sequence genomic region, the following are encoded:
- a CDS encoding Putative short-chain dehydrogenase/reductase SDR, NAD(P)-binding domain superfamily, with protein MSATHQFRDKVIAVTGAASGIGLATAHLLASRGAKLSLADINAEGLREAHSDIQTRHTEAEIYTSAVDVTDYDQVERWTANTIEHFGRLDGAANLAGVIPKSVGKKGLADQDLDEWEFVMGVNLKGVMHCLKAQLSMIQDNGSIVNASSIAGLQGRPNNGAYTASKHAILGLTRTAAKEVGCRSIRVNAVCPGRIDTPMSRASAAAGIQADAALGRSGRPEEVASLIAFLLSSESTYITGSAISIDGGWNC; from the exons ATGTCAGCAACGCACCAATTCCGTGACAAAGTCATTGCCGTGACGGGTGCTGCCTCGGGCATAGGACTCGCTACCGCTCACCTTCTTGCAAGCCGAGGCGCCAAGCTCTCGTTGGCAGACATTAACGCAGAAGGCCTTCGAGAAGCTCATTCCGACATCCAAACTCGACACACCGAAGCTGAGATCTACACATCAGCCGTAGACGTCACAGACTACGACCAGGTGGAGAGATGGACAGCAAACACGATTGAACACTTCGGCAGACTCGATGGCGCAGCTAACCTCGCCGGCGTGATTCCAAAGTCCGTTGGCAAAAAGGGACTGGCGGATCAGGATCTCGACGAGTGGGAGTTTGTAATGGGAGTCAACCTCAAGGGCGTGATGCATTGTCTTAAGGCGCAGCTATCCATGATTCAGGACAATGGGTCCATCGTCAACGCCAGCAGCATCGCAGGCTTGCAAGGCCGACCCAACAACGGCGCGTATACGGCAAGCAAGCACGCCATCTTGGGGCTGACCAGGACGGCTGCGAAGGAGGTCGGATGCAGGAGTATCAGAGTCAACGCCGTTTGCCC TGGTAGAATTGATACGCCCATGTCGagagcatcagcagcagctgggATACAAGCTGACGCGGCTTTGGGACGATCGGGCAGGCCTGAGGAGGTAGCGTCATTGATTGCCTTTCTCTTGAGTAGCGAGTCTACCTACATCACCGGAAGTGCAATCAGCATCGATGGCGGCTGGAACTGTTGA
- a CDS encoding Putative enoyl-CoA hydratase/isomerase, ClpP/crotonase-like domain superfamily: MPAPRLFLSALAGYLISSTLALELPKYRGLKTAQNGGVLEVTLHNPDSAINLWSQDFQEGLTDLVQRLQVDNKTKVVVFKSDVPRFFCAHVDLLIPDIQTVGDRFSALMWNITNLPQVTIGAVEGRARGAGNEFLLALDMRFATKTETLLGQIEVGTGLVPGGGGGQLLSQIIGRGLAMEYILSGKDINAEDAEKIGWINKAFNNAADMYAHINELTSRFSLFPGGAVVAAKNSINLWARPPRENFLKDAAAFNARLADPIVTQLLGRALVLTNNLTLGDMELNLGNTLPLLYQ, translated from the exons ATGCCTGCTCCTAGACTTTTCCTTTCTGCCCTTGCAGGATACTTGATCTCGAGtaccctcgccctcgaacTCCCAAAATATCGTGGTTTGAAGACGGCCCAGAACGGCGGTGTTCTCGAAGTCACCCTCCATAACCCCGACTCAGCCATCAACCTCTGGAGCCAGGACTTCCAAGAGGGACTTACCGATCTCGTTCAGAGGCTTCAGGTCGACAACAAAACCAAGGTCGTTGTCTTCAAGAGCGACGTCCCAAGATTCTTCTGCGCCCATGTGGACCTCCTCATTCCAGACATCC AAACTGTCGGAGATAGGTTTTCGGCACTCATGTGGAATATCACGAACCTCCCGCAAGTCACCATTGGCGCTGTCGAAGGCAGAGCTCGCGGTGCAGGAAATGAGTTCTTGCTCGCCCTGGACATGCGATTTGCCACAAAGACAGAGACGCTTCTTGGCCAGATCGAGGTAGGCACCGGCCTCGTTCctgggggcggagggggccAGCTGCTTTCCCAGATCATCGGGAGGGGACTGGCAATGGAGTACATCTTGAGCGGCAAGGATATCAATGCAGAAGATGCAGAGAAGATCGGCTGGATCAACAAGGCCTTCAACAATGCTGCCGACATGTACGCCCACATCAACGAGCTCACGTCTCGCTTCAGTCTGTTCCCAGGGGGCGCGGTGGTTGCTGCGAAGAACTCGATCAACCTGTGGGCTCGGCCACCGCGGGAGAACTTCTTGaaagacgccgccgccttcaacgCGCGCCTGGCTGATCCCATCGTCACGCAACTGTTGGGCCGAGCCCTGGTTCTGACAAACAACCTGACACTGGGCGACATGGAGCTCAACTTGGGAAACACACTTCCCCTTCTTTACCAGTAA
- a CDS encoding Putative NAD-dependent epimerase/dehydratase, NAD(P)-binding domain superfamily, translating to MSQQLLVITGVSGHVGFRVLVEALARGYSVRAIIRKAEQAEHIKNAKSVQPHLKQLDISVIPDLLAPGAFDGALDGASGVVHVASPLPVFSDNLRRDLIDPAIVATLRVLESAANVPSIKRVVITSSVAALLSWEYVMSHDVTTTFTARDTYDPPGPDSVFESPFQAYGASKALAFKATERFVAEKKPSFDVINIMPSMVIGKNELNATKEAVASGTNNNIMAPLLGIDTPSPVLGVSVHVDDVAKAHIDALRPDVPGNRNFICSSGGLQGTEWNSVKSVAAQLFKKEVSDGILPSNGSIPTRPIRLDASDTEEVFGWKFQGFEEQVKSVVQHYLELLEAEESRL from the exons ATGTCGcagcaactccttgtc ATCACTGGCGTCTCTGGCCATGTGGGCTTTCGCGTGCTTGTGGAGGCTCTCGCCCGCGGGTATTCTGTTCGCGCCATCATACGAAAAGCCGAACAAGCTGAACACATCAAGAACGCCAAGTCTGTCCAACCCCACCTGAAGCAGTTGGATATATCTGTCATTCCCGATTTACTGGCTCCGGGAGCATTTGACGGGGCTCTCGATGGAGCAAGTGGAGTGGTCCACGTTGCCTCCCCGTTGCCTGTTTTC AGCGATAATCTTAGGCGTGATTTGATCGATCCGGCCATCGTGGCGACGTTGAGGGTTCTTGAGTCGGCTGCGAATGTACCGTCGATCAAACGAGTCGTCATTACATCTTCGGTTGCAGCCCTTCTCTCATGGGAGTACGTGATGTCGCATGATGTTACCACGACTTTCACCG CTCGAGACACCTATGACCCCCCGGGACCCGATAGCGTGTTCGAATCACCATTCCAGGCTTATGGCGCTTCGAAAGCGTTGGCATTCAAGGCAACCGAGCGGTTCGTTGCGGAGAAAAAGCCCTCGTTCGATGTCATCAATATCATGCCGAGCATGGTTATCGGGAAAAATGAGCTGAATGCAACCAAGGAAGCGGTCGCAAGCGGCAcgaacaacaacatcatggCCCCGTTGCTGGGAATCGATACCCCATCGCCAGTGCTCGGCGTTTCCGTTCatgtcgacgatgtcgcaaAGGCGCATATCGACGCTCTTCGACCTGATGTCCCAGGCAACCGGAACTTCATCTGTTCTTCGGGTGGGCTACAGGGCACCGAGTGGAATAGCGTCAAATCCGTCGCTGCGCAGCTTTTCAAGAAGGAAGTGTCTGACGGCATTCTGCCATCGAACGGGTCCATCCCTACGAGGCCCATTCGCTTGGATGCATCAGACACGGAGGAGGTCTTTGGCTGGAAGTTTCAAGGCTTCGAGGAACAGGTGAAGAGTGTGGTCCAGCACTACCTCGAGCTACTGGAAGCTGAAGAGTCACGTCTGTAA